GCCCTGGGGGTGCGGCCTCCCTTCCGGCTCCACCTGGAGGCCGAGCGGGAGCTTAAGGCCAAGAAGGTGCCCGAGGCCATGGGCCTTTACCCCTTCCGCACCAAAGCCCTCAGGCCCAAGGAGGAAAAGGGCAACCTCTACCTGCGCCCCACCATGTGGAAGGCCCACCAGGCCGTGGGCAAGGCGAAGGAGGCCGCCTCCCCCGAGCTTTGGGTCCACCCGGAAACGGCCCGCCTCGAGGCCCTCTTAGACGGGGCCTTGGTGGAGGTGGAAACCCCCCTAGGCCCGCAAAAGGCCCGGGTGGTCCACCGGGAGGACGTGCCCAAGGGCCTTTACTACCTCTCCGCCCTGGGTCCCTTCGCCGCTAGAAGGTTGGAGGCCAAAATCCTGGTCCCCACAGGAGGTGAAGCGTGAACTACCCCCTGGACCCCTACTGGATGGTGGCCCTAAAGGCCCTTTTGGTGGTGGTGGGCCTCCTCACCGCCTTCGCCTTCATGACCCTCATTGAAAGGAGGCTCCTCGCCCGCTTCCAGATCCGCATGGGCCCGAACCGGGTGGGACCCCTCGGCCTCTTCCAGCCCATCGCCGACGCCATCAAGAGCATCTTCAAGGAAGACCTGGTGGTGGAGCGCGCCGACAAGGTCCTCTTCGTCCTCGCGCCCCTCCTCGGGGTGGTCTTCGCCCTCCTGGCCTTCGGCGCCATCCCCTTCGGCCCGCCAGGGAGCTTCTTCGGCTTCCACCCCTGGGTGGTCAACCTGGACCTGGGGATCCTCTACCTCTTCGCCGTGAGCGAGATGGCCATCTACGGCATCTTCCTGGCGGGGTGGGCCTCGGGGAGCAAGTATAGCCTCCTGGGGTCCTTGCGCTCCTCCGCAAGCCTCATCTCCTACGAGCTCGGCCTCGGCATCGCCCTCCTCGCCCCGGTGCTTTTGGTGGGGAGCCTCAACCTGAACGACATCGTCAACTGGCAAAAGGAAAACGGCTGGCTTTTCCTCTACGCCTTCCCCGCCTTCTTGGTCTACGCCATCGCCGCCCTGGCCGAGGCCGCCCGCACCCCCTTTGACCTCCCCGAGGCGGAACAGGAGCTGGTGGGCGGCTACCACACGGAATATAGCTCCATCAAGTGGGCGCTTTTCCAGATGACGGAGTACATCCACTTCATCACCGCAAGCGCCCTCATCCCCACCCTCTTCCTGGGGGGCTGGACCATGCCCTTCTTCAACGTCCCCTACCTCTGGATGTTCCTCAAGATCGCCTTCTTCCTCTTCTTCTTCATCTGGATCCGGGCCACCTGGTTCCGCCTCCGCTACGACCAGCTTCTGCGCTTCGGCTGGGGGTTCCTCTTCCCCGTGGCCCTTTTCTGGTTCCTGGTCACCGCCTTGGTGGTGGCCCTGGACCTGCCCCGGGTCTACCTCGTCTACCTCTCCGCCCTAAGCTTCCTCGCCCTCCTCGGGGCCTTCTTCTATAGCCCCAAGCCCGTGCGCAAAGGAGGTGGCGCATGACCCTAAAAGCCCTAGCGCAAAGCCTCGGCATCACCCTGAAGTACCTCTTCTCCAAGCCGGTGACCGTCCCCTACCCCGACGCCCCCGTGGCCCTAAAGCCCCGCTTCCACGGGCGGCACGTCCTCACCCGCCACCCCAACGGCCTGGAGAAGTGCATCGGCTGCTCCCTCTGCGCCGCCGCCTGCCCCGCCTACGCCATCTACGTGGAACCCGCCGAGAACGACCCGGAAAACCCCGTCTC
Above is a genomic segment from Thermus hydrothermalis containing:
- the nuoH gene encoding NADH-quinone oxidoreductase subunit NuoH — translated: MVALKALLVVVGLLTAFAFMTLIERRLLARFQIRMGPNRVGPLGLFQPIADAIKSIFKEDLVVERADKVLFVLAPLLGVVFALLAFGAIPFGPPGSFFGFHPWVVNLDLGILYLFAVSEMAIYGIFLAGWASGSKYSLLGSLRSSASLISYELGLGIALLAPVLLVGSLNLNDIVNWQKENGWLFLYAFPAFLVYAIAALAEAARTPFDLPEAEQELVGGYHTEYSSIKWALFQMTEYIHFITASALIPTLFLGGWTMPFFNVPYLWMFLKIAFFLFFFIWIRATWFRLRYDQLLRFGWGFLFPVALFWFLVTALVVALDLPRVYLVYLSALSFLALLGAFFYSPKPVRKGGGA